One part of the Musa acuminata AAA Group cultivar baxijiao chromosome BXJ1-5, Cavendish_Baxijiao_AAA, whole genome shotgun sequence genome encodes these proteins:
- the LOC103985027 gene encoding SNF1-related protein kinase regulatory subunit beta-3: MANGEWSCCVLALRLFMHITVAVTRLSRIMDRTDGDDHEGGSVVGFEVPRSPDSSYNNPIPGNEDEAREPPLVPPHLHHTLLNYPHGQDDPSSLSMPQNVILNHLYIGNQDGPRSVVALGITHRVRSKYVTVVLYKPVQRR; the protein is encoded by the exons ATGGCGAATGGAGAGTGGAGCTGTTGCGTCCTGGCGTTGAGATTGTTCAT GCATATCACTGTTGCTGTCACTCGGCTTTCCCGAATCATGGATCGCACCGATGGAGATGATCAT GAAGGAGGCAGTGTCGTAGGCTTCGAAGTACCAAGGTCGCCCGATTCAAGCTACAACAACCCGATACCGGGAAATGAAGATGAAGCTCGAGAGCCTCCACTTGTTCCTCCTCATCTGCACCATACCTTGCTGAACTACCCCCACGGCCAAGACGATCCAAGCAGTCTTTCCATGCCTCAAAATGTGATCCTGAATCACCTCTACATAGGGAACCAAGATGGCCCGAGATCTGTTGTAGCTCTAGGGATCACCCACCGTGTCCGGTCAAAGTACGTTACAGTTGTGCTCTACAAGCCAGTCCAGAGAAGGTGA